The DNA window TTTGCTCCCAGTCACGTCTAAGCAGCAAGCTGCCGATGTTTTCACGAAGTCTCTTGGCCCACGACCATTCTTTGATTGCATATCCAAGCTTGGTTTGGTCGATATCTACCAACCTCAAGCttgtggggggggggggtaacAAATACTTTAGATAATACGTAGTTCATGTAGTATACGGATACTTGAGTTGTACGCTACGTATGCATGGCATGGTAGTTAGTTAGAGTTTGTTACAACTAACTCTTAGTGAGCTACATATAAAAGCCACTATGTAATAGATTTCAGTTAAGCACTTTGATACAACAAGTTAGCTTCATCTTCTCCATTCTCTTTTCTCTCAATCTTCTTCACCatttttgcttcactaatggagCTTTGAGTATTGCttatatggtatcagagcctcgttaaagatccggtgggccaccttctatggtttccgctatcgggccacccgccatttatttccatgctccagttgtctagtcctgggcgtgagggggtgtgttaagagtcccacatcggacaatatatggcctgaacatgtccttataagtgggggcaatcctcaccttacaagccggttttgtagggttgagttaggcccaaccacacttcttaacagttGCCTCAATCCCCTTGTGCAAATTGAGTGCGTTTTATGATGTGATATGGTTCCAAGAGAGAATTGATCATATGGTGAGGATCTTTGGAGGGTGACGAACCAGGTGTTTATAAttctggtaccacatgcattgagtcagtgTTGTTGCATTAATATACTATGTGACATTACATGAATTTTGTTGATGAGTTGTGACGTGAAGGTAATTGTGCACCTTGTGATTATATGATGTTTTGGCCAAAAAAATGTTTATGTGCTATTATGATGTATCGTTGAGTATGACGTATTGGTAAATGATGTGTGTTACTATATGACGATGTTGGTTGCAACTTCTAACCTTTTCCTTATATCTTTTTCAATGAATTGTGATTaatcaccctttctgtttgaatgttgcctccacgtgagTAAAGCGCAGGTGACCGGGAGTAGTTCATAGAAGTTTCGAGGATAGCTGTGGAGTGCTATACTTAATTTTGTTAAATagaggtgtcatgctctgatatgtaacattggGTTGGGAATGTTATGTTTTGTGATTGTTATGTTCTTTTGATTTTCGACATAAATTTATGATGGTTTTGGTCATTGAAATGGGTTCAAATTGATTAAACTAATACTTTGATTTTTGAGAAGTTAAGTATGATAATATGACAGTGATTCCACTGCGAAGTTTTAACAGATGTGTTGAATTATTATCATATGTATGTTTTAAATTGATGCAACTTGTGTTATAGAGCAGGATTGTTATTATGAAGTTTTATGTGAAGTATGACACCCTTGTGCgatgattttgtttgatttattttcgtAAATTATATGCGAAGTATTTATGGGTTTAGAATGGTGTTACGGTCTGCCTTATCCACAACCAACCAAATCGGGCAATGGTCTGACATGTCTCTCAACACTATAAACTAACCAACCACCCCTATCTAATAATAATATTGTCCGACACAAGAAAGTGATATATCCTACTCATCGGCTTCCCATCTCTGCTATACCAATTGTATTTCTTGCCTTTGTAAGAAACATCAACAAGAGAGCTATCCTCAATGAAAGCACTAAAACCTTTAATTTCAGAATTAAAACAGAGCATCGCCCAACCCTTTCTTTCCCTAATATAAATAGACAATACAAGGGACGAAAACacttcttttttccttttaaatataGGCATAAATTGGTTGTAGGCATTAAActcaaaaattattataatttcaaataCTAGATATATTGattctattaaaattatttatttgataaaaaaattgtctTTATTTTAATGTAGAATTCTTAGAATTTATATATCTAGAAAATTATTTAACAAAATTACACTAAATTTGGATTTCTTTTCCAACTTTGTTGGTATAAATATTTATGTGATGGTCCCGAAAATATGAGAATATGTCTAATAATATGGTGAGAATAAAATTAGGTATATTTAGATCTCAAGtctcttaatttaatttaatgttcTGTTTTAGTTccttaattaactaaaaaaacgtTATATGTTAGTCCTTTAACTTCACTTCGGTTATCTTATTTGGTCCTTCCGTCAATTTCttgcaacaaaaaaaatattaagttcTTGTGACAACGATGTACAACAAGACTCAAAAGTCAAATGTGACTAAGTATGTGTACGATAAAGTAGAGTTACTACTTAAGTAGGTATCATAAAGTGGTCACAATAACTACTTTATAGTACAAATGCTAAGTCACATTTGAACATTGATCCATACTGTACATCCACAGCACCAGAACTTAACATTTTTTGCAAGAAATTGATAGAATGGGCCAAATAGGGTAACAAAAGTGAAGTTAAGGGGCTAATTGGTAACGTTTTTTAGTTAAAAGACAAAAGTGGAACATTAAATTAAGTTAAGTGACTAAAACATGTATTAAGCCATAAAATTAGTTTAAGAAATAATACTTATGTTtctattttttaacatttttatcacATGAAAGaatgtttatattttttgttttaaaaaaatattatttaataagttTTGtctgattaaatttttgaaaagacTGTTGTCTCTTTATAATGTCAATGGCCACCTCTACAAGCCAATAGTTTtgtcataaaaacaataaattaattaactacATCTATACCCCCTCCAATTTTTCTGTATAAATAAGTATAGAATTCTTATGtgcaattaacaaaataaaattaaataaaaaacaaaaagaaatatgggTTTTACTGATAAGCAAGAGGCTTTAGTTAATAGTTCATGGGAGTCATTCAAACAAAATCTTTCTGGCAATAGTGTTTTTTTCTATACTATGTAAGTGTAATATCTTTTTGTGTGTTTTTAACTTGTGTTTTCTCTTTTTATAGATTGTCATTTTGAAAATATGGTGTAAATTAACAAGAAAGCATGTTTGGTTGTTTTGAAAAAAGTATACTCGAGAAAGCACCTGCAGCTAAGGGCTTGTTCTCTTTTCTTAAAGACACAGCTGGAGTAGAGGATAGTCCTAAACTTCAGGCCCATGCTGAACAAGTATTTGGATTGGTAAGTGCAATCTAACATTAATTCTTATTAATACCAAATtctattagtatttattttaatagTTTCATTAAAATGGACATTATTtatcttaaaatattatttattttgactAATAGGTGCGTGACTCAGCTGCTCAACTCCGAGCAAAAGGAGAAGTAGTCTTAGGAAATGCTACATTAGGTGCTATTCACGTTCAAAAGGGAGTCGTTGATCCTCATTTTGTGGTAtgcttatataataaaatattttaattgattcatttttatataaCAAAAACTATTTCTAATTCAATAATACGACAATAAATAAACACCTTTTATTCCatacatatttttatttcatgataTAAATATTTGAAAGAAATAGTTATAGAAAatcataataaaattaatttttaaatataaaattgtcaaaataaaataaaattgatggaTGTAACAATAAAATTCTTGAAAGAGCTAAAGATTATTTACTACCACTCCATTTGATTGTCTACATTTATAAGATGATCATTAGTATTCTTAAATTAATAGTGattttttcttcataaattttattttatttttaaaaatatcaaatgctTAAACCAAAATTTATGCATTGATGTCTTGTAGGTGGTTAAAGAAGCTTTGCTGCAAACAATAAAGAAAGCATCTGGAAATAATTGGAATGAAGAATTGAGCACGGCTTGGGAAGTAGCTTATGATGCACTAGCAACAGCAATTAAGAAGGCAATGAGTTAAACATGGAAAATATGAaagttataaataaatttaatgaataaaatatgtattactAAAACTTGTTTAACAAGTTCTTATAATAATAAATGTTGTTCAAAATATTGTGTAGTAGTGTTTGGGTTTATTGTGATTAATCTTAGGATAAAATAATTTCTTAcaaaatacaaattttaaaaGGGATAAACTTAGTCAAAGagaattcatttttttattttttaataaaaaaatgttaaaagaaaaaaACGAACAAGAAAGAAGAAAGGAAAGTGAAAAGACTAGAAAAGTAATAGGATATAGAGAATAGAAATTAAAAAAGTGctaaaaaataatggaatatatcACTTCTTGCAATTTTATTtaagatatttataaaataatttttatatatgagGATGATCGTTATTTATAGTTGAGGATGATGCATTGCTCCAATGTGTGAGAAGGATCCAGAATTATTGAATTCATGTAAGCTTGCAAGGTGGAAAAAGTGTGACCTTCAATCCCTCAAAACTCAGCCAATTTTTGCGTTTCAGTGCACTAAATGCCTTCTGGAAGTTTTTTAACTTGATTAGACACAAAAGCAACACTTAATTTGGCTTAAAATGAAGATTAAGAGAAATGGCCAAACTGATTGTGTATTAAAACTCAGAGTTGAGACACCATGTTCACATCAAGGCCATTTGAAATTGGCTCGTGCATTTTGTGAATTTCTTTAGGCCAAATACTCTCCTCATTACATAGAACACAATGCAAAAGGAAAGGGATCAAATGGATGCTTGAGGTAAGAGATACGATCTTGGGAAGTTAAGGTCAAAACCTGAAAAACTAGGTTGGGCCTTGCATCAAACATGTTATGACCAGATTTTGTGCACAAAGTGCATTGGATGAAATATTCCTCTATTCAAAAGGAACAttcgtaaaaaaaaaataattgcccataaattataaaggatgagagagttatgtaCTTTTGAAGATAGGGATGTCATACTTGAAATTTCACCAATTCCACAAATGGCGTGTAATATTTTCAAAACTTACATGATTTTCCACTCAAAATTGGCCCTTGACCTTCAAAGATGAATTGAAGTAGACTCATTTAAGATTACTATGCAAAACGAGTGGGCTCAAAATGGTAAAAATTGAGCAAGTTATGATTCTTTAAAGTTGACACAAACATCCTTGAACTTTCAAatgaggacctataatgtcttcaCATATTTGATGGCTTTCTTCACTAAATTTTCTCTTGAATTATGAAGAGAAATTGTTGTTGATGTCAAGGAGAATCATTTGCAAAAAGAAGCACtctaaaatgttaaaaattgagAGATTTATGCCCTTTTGATCATAGAATCAAAGACTTGCCAAATTAGGTCAAACTTCTCGAATCAACTTTGAATCTCTTGCACTTTTCTTGCATTATAAGACATGAGGAGGTACATAAAACCTTGAAATGATATTATCTTGAAGCACACTTGATGATGAGGTTCATAAAttgatgaaacttgttgaagaaggcatgtaaataaacacatgaacctatgGAGTCTCTTGATGAATCAAGCCACATGATCTTGAGATGaacttgatcaaatgaagttAAAATATGTTCAAGACATGAGACTTTGATTATGAGAGTGTTTCTTTGAATTTAAAACAATGAGATTCCATGAATGCCCAGTTGATTGAGAGTTAATCCTCAAAAACCCTGATTTAGGAGAGGAGATGAATGCTCTTGGCTCAACACCTATTATGTATAAATCCTTGAAAGAAACAACGTacctttttttgtatttttgttagaGAATAGCAATTATTCACAATATGAACAAATAATGGGTGCTTTGTTATCCCTCAAAGACAAGATTAGTACTAAACAAAAAGTCAtactcaagattgtgatcttgatgtaTTGTATGAATGCACCTATGACTGAGGATCCTTAGGGTCataattggggtatgacacaccgcTAATCATTATGTCCCAAGAATTATCGTAGATGACGAAGTTCCTATAATCTCATTTACTTCAGAATTTTCATTGAACTTTGCTTAAGAAACGATATATAAGGCCATGTGAAGGTCATAGCCTCATAGAATTCAATGACTCTTCTACTCATCCATGTGGATAGATGTACTTACTGGTCCCCTTGGAAGAGGGAAATGATAATAGGATAATGAATGTTTGCTTCTTTGAGATTCCATGCAAAAGTGTTTATAACTGCATTATCATTTAACCAATCTTAGCAGCTTAAGATGTTGTGGCCTCCCCATTCTACAAGAAGATAAAGTACCACACTGAATCTAGGAGGGCCTGTTGTATTAAAAGTGATCTGATCGCGACtatacgtgtctataaatctgataactgcaagtgcacagtcgtgtcgtgtagttttaaaagata is part of the Vicia villosa cultivar HV-30 ecotype Madison, WI linkage group LG2, Vvil1.0, whole genome shotgun sequence genome and encodes:
- the LOC131646474 gene encoding leghemoglobin Lb5-10-like, with the protein product MGFTDKQEALVNSSWESFKQNLSGNSVFFYTIILEKAPAAKGLFSFLKDTAGVEDSPKLQAHAEQVFGLVRDSAAQLRAKGEVVLGNATLGAIHVQKGVVDPHFVVVKEALLQTIKKASGNNWNEELSTAWEVAYDALATAIKKAMS